One segment of Synechococcus sp. A15-24 DNA contains the following:
- a CDS encoding circularly permuted type 2 ATP-grasp protein, which translates to MFTEYRPTHGYDEYFCREQSAPRADLEPLLSSLGAMGLAELNRSHASASNLLRRLGATFRLNGSGLHGGERILPFDPLPRLIHRQEWSNLERGLVQRLEAIDQFLADVYGPQRILNDGVIPREDVESSQGWRPQMQDIAVPLNRWCHISGVDLIRDGDGTWRVLEDNLRCPSGVAYFLENRRVMKRLFPSLFQGRTVQPIDDYPSHLLRTLQDLAPWSDAPRVVLLTPGVFNSAYFEHSYLAQQMGIALVEGRDLICEDGRVWMRSTAGREPVDVIYRRIDDDFLDPNVFRRDSMLGVPGLIDAMRSGRVAIANAPGGGVADDKLIYAYVPAMIRYYLNEEPIIDNVPTYLCSRDDDRRYVLEHLNKLVVKSVAEAGGYGMLIGPHASSEEIESFAVKIKAHPRNFIAQPTLQLSTVPSLSEGELYPCHVDLRPYVLRGKSDWVSPGGLTRVALKRGSLVVNSSQGGGCKDTWVVSDSAVTADNQELVPC; encoded by the coding sequence ATGTTCACCGAGTACCGACCAACCCATGGGTACGACGAATATTTTTGCCGTGAACAGTCCGCTCCCCGCGCTGATCTGGAGCCGCTGCTGTCCTCTCTTGGAGCCATGGGGCTGGCGGAACTGAATCGCAGTCATGCATCAGCGAGCAATCTGTTGCGACGCCTTGGCGCCACCTTCCGACTCAACGGATCAGGTCTGCATGGCGGAGAGCGGATCCTTCCCTTCGATCCACTGCCAAGACTCATTCACCGTCAGGAATGGTCCAATCTGGAACGCGGATTGGTGCAACGCCTGGAGGCTATTGATCAGTTTCTGGCGGACGTTTATGGACCCCAACGGATCCTCAACGATGGCGTGATCCCCCGTGAGGATGTGGAGAGCTCCCAGGGCTGGCGGCCCCAGATGCAAGACATCGCCGTGCCGCTCAACCGCTGGTGCCACATCTCAGGAGTAGATCTGATCCGCGATGGCGACGGCACCTGGAGGGTTCTGGAGGACAACCTGCGCTGCCCCTCCGGCGTGGCTTATTTCCTTGAGAACCGTCGGGTGATGAAGCGGTTGTTCCCCAGCCTGTTCCAAGGGCGAACCGTGCAGCCTATCGACGATTACCCCTCCCATCTCTTGCGCACGTTGCAGGATCTGGCCCCTTGGAGTGATGCTCCACGGGTGGTGCTGCTCACCCCCGGCGTGTTCAACAGCGCCTACTTCGAGCACAGCTATCTGGCCCAGCAGATGGGCATTGCCCTGGTGGAAGGCCGCGATCTGATCTGTGAGGACGGACGCGTCTGGATGCGCAGCACGGCCGGTCGGGAACCTGTGGATGTGATCTACAGGCGCATCGATGACGATTTCCTCGATCCGAACGTGTTCCGACGCGATTCGATGCTTGGTGTCCCTGGCCTCATCGATGCCATGCGCTCCGGTCGGGTGGCCATCGCCAACGCCCCTGGGGGCGGTGTCGCCGACGACAAGCTGATCTATGCCTACGTGCCGGCCATGATCCGTTACTACCTCAACGAAGAACCGATCATCGACAACGTCCCCACCTATCTCTGCTCAAGGGACGACGACCGCCGTTATGTGCTCGAACATCTCAACAAACTGGTGGTGAAATCAGTCGCCGAGGCAGGCGGCTACGGAATGTTGATCGGGCCCCACGCCAGCTCTGAGGAGATTGAGAGCTTCGCGGTGAAGATCAAAGCTCACCCGCGCAATTTCATCGCCCAGCCCACGCTGCAGTTATCCACAGTTCCATCCCTCAGCGAAGGGGAGCTGTACCCCTGCCATGTGGATCTGCGCCCCTACGTGCTCCGGGGTAAGAGCGACTGGGTCAGCCCCGGCGGCTTGACTCGTGTAGCCCTGAAACGCGGTTCCCTTGTGGTGAACTCCTCCCAGGGGGGCGGCTGCAAGGACACCTGGGTGGTCAGCGACAGCGCTGTAACGGCTGACAATCAGGAGCTCGTGCCGTGCTGA
- the asnB gene encoding asparagine synthase (glutamine-hydrolyzing) yields MCGIGGVFLADRHQTLDRQLLVNMAAIQSHRGPDGFGVECLDAAGVGFCHARLSIIDLNESRARQPFLSNDRQVLMAHNGEFYDFQRIRADLTAQGVRFSSKSDSEILLRLYQRQGLESTLPLLRGEFAFALFDAADDCLYLVRDRFGIKPQYWTMTPEGLVFGSELKVLFAHPAVERRFTSEGLFHQLMQTMVPGTTAFAGVHQVQPGHVLKVQRRGDRLEVSKSTYWDVDFPRLDQRDSTLTEADHIANVRAALLEAVEMRMVADVPVGCYLSGGIDSCSILGLASAVSQGPVKAFTIGFDDARYDETPIAAEMAEATGAEQDVMRLSGRELYGHMEQTLWHTERTIYNTLAVAKYLMSRHVNSVDYKVVMTGEGSDELFGGYPAFRRDMFLHGLEALPQNDRQDWESLLQTNNSLVQGAMLAADQVDDPDLDAVVGFTPSCLQPWLACAPLVPDLLADEHRQALVEYSPGKAIAEQLNPQQLDGRHALDKAQYVWIKTMLEGQILTWGGDRVDMANSMEARPAFLDHHLAAAAVQVPPELRIKGKTEKYVLREAMAGLLPEVLYKREKFAFMAPPAHTEPEKWAQMKQLADDYLSDEAIDAAGLLSKEGVSALFARHDDPATTDAERVQMDAVINHLLGVQMLHRMFVAADVPAQAREQADRLGWRVLMPV; encoded by the coding sequence ATGTGCGGAATCGGAGGTGTGTTTCTGGCGGATCGTCATCAGACGTTGGATCGCCAGCTGTTGGTCAACATGGCGGCCATCCAGTCCCATCGCGGACCGGATGGTTTCGGTGTGGAATGCCTCGACGCAGCCGGTGTCGGCTTCTGTCATGCCCGCTTGTCGATCATTGATTTGAACGAATCCCGGGCACGTCAGCCGTTTCTCAGCAACGACCGTCAGGTGCTGATGGCGCACAACGGCGAGTTCTACGACTTTCAGCGCATCCGAGCTGATCTCACCGCCCAGGGGGTGCGTTTCTCCTCGAAGAGTGATTCCGAGATTTTGCTGCGCCTGTATCAACGGCAGGGTCTCGAGTCCACGTTGCCTTTGCTGCGGGGGGAATTCGCCTTTGCGCTGTTTGATGCGGCGGATGACTGTCTCTATTTGGTGAGGGATCGCTTCGGCATCAAGCCCCAGTACTGGACGATGACGCCGGAGGGGTTGGTGTTCGGCTCCGAGTTGAAGGTGCTGTTTGCTCACCCGGCCGTGGAGCGACGTTTCACGTCGGAGGGTCTTTTTCATCAGTTGATGCAGACCATGGTCCCGGGAACTACCGCCTTCGCCGGGGTGCACCAGGTTCAGCCCGGTCATGTGCTGAAGGTGCAGCGCAGGGGTGACCGGCTGGAGGTGTCGAAGTCGACCTACTGGGATGTCGATTTTCCACGTTTGGATCAGCGGGACAGCACCCTCACGGAGGCTGATCACATCGCCAATGTTCGTGCTGCTTTGCTGGAAGCGGTGGAGATGCGGATGGTGGCCGACGTGCCCGTGGGTTGTTACCTCTCAGGCGGCATCGACAGTTGTTCGATCCTCGGTCTTGCGTCGGCGGTGAGTCAGGGTCCCGTCAAGGCCTTCACGATCGGCTTCGATGATGCGCGCTACGACGAAACACCCATTGCTGCCGAGATGGCGGAGGCCACCGGTGCCGAGCAGGACGTCATGCGTCTGTCGGGTCGTGAGTTGTACGGCCACATGGAACAAACGCTCTGGCACACCGAGCGCACGATTTACAACACCTTGGCTGTGGCCAAATACTTGATGAGTCGCCATGTCAACAGTGTCGACTACAAAGTCGTGATGACCGGGGAAGGGTCAGACGAGCTGTTTGGTGGCTATCCCGCGTTTCGGCGTGACATGTTCCTCCATGGTCTGGAGGCACTGCCGCAGAACGATCGCCAGGATTGGGAGTCTCTGCTGCAGACCAACAATTCGCTGGTGCAGGGAGCGATGCTGGCGGCCGATCAGGTGGATGATCCCGATCTTGATGCCGTGGTGGGCTTCACCCCCAGCTGTCTGCAGCCTTGGCTGGCCTGCGCGCCGCTGGTGCCGGATCTGCTGGCTGACGAGCACCGTCAGGCGTTGGTGGAGTACTCGCCAGGTAAGGCCATTGCTGAGCAGTTGAATCCCCAGCAACTCGATGGTCGCCATGCCCTCGACAAGGCTCAGTACGTCTGGATCAAAACGATGTTGGAAGGCCAGATCCTCACCTGGGGAGGTGATCGCGTCGACATGGCCAACTCCATGGAGGCACGGCCGGCTTTCCTGGATCACCATCTGGCGGCCGCGGCGGTTCAGGTGCCTCCAGAGCTGCGGATCAAGGGGAAAACTGAGAAATATGTGCTGCGGGAGGCCATGGCGGGCCTACTGCCGGAGGTGCTCTACAAGCGCGAAAAATTTGCCTTCATGGCGCCCCCGGCCCACACGGAGCCCGAGAAGTGGGCGCAGATGAAGCAGTTGGCTGATGATTACCTGAGTGATGAAGCGATTGATGCGGCTGGGTTGTTGAGCAAAGAGGGCGTTAGTGCCTTGTTTGCGCGCCACGACGACCCTGCCACTACCGACGCCGAGCGGGTTCAGATGGACGCCGTCATCAACCACCTCCTGGGTGTCCAGATGCTGCATCGGATGTTTGTAGCGGCCGATGTGCCAGCCCAGGCTCGCGAGCAGGCTGATCGCCTCGGGTGGCGGGTGCTGATGCCCGTTTGA
- a CDS encoding DUF4278 domain-containing protein, whose protein sequence is MTTLLYRGHAYQQVKDAAQQQSVQLTYRRNVYQARQADVRQARVQLTYRGVSYLR, encoded by the coding sequence ATGACGACTCTTCTCTACAGAGGTCACGCCTACCAGCAGGTCAAAGACGCTGCTCAACAGCAGAGCGTGCAACTCACCTACCGCCGCAACGTGTATCAAGCCCGCCAGGCTGATGTGCGTCAGGCCCGGGTTCAGCTCACCTACCGGGGTGTCAGCTACCTGCGCTGA
- a CDS encoding sodium:solute symporter family protein produces MLVDAAPFLAPGIAWALVVLFSVLWIALGIVWGRRGKGDADDYMLAGRNIGLALSTATLMASWVTGNTTLLAPEFGYRTGLWGMFSYALAGLGLILFAPLAVRIKQLMPYGRTSGDFIRLRYGRLAWWVFMVITAVYTLGFLMTQAMGAGLLLQALSGFDYHVGMVVVIGVATVYTLFGGMRAVIGTDFIQSLLIMVLLAVVAVLAFRQFPMPEVHARLISAHPDRLDLLLPAGLLIAWNSALFSMGEVFHNNIWWSRVFASRRSVVMTSFVLGGLAWMSVPLVTGSIGLVALARDLPLEQVNMVFPVMAADLLGAGGAALVFVVVFASLTSTLDSLLASTADLLAEDVYFRLLRPQASDAQLKQAARQMVVGLAVLTLALSWPRLDSLASVLFFTGALVASTVWPVACGLYWSSANRWAAIVAMAAGSAVGLSAYVLIAPYCAAVFSAAVSAVVMVVGSRWQPEGFDFNLLQEEV; encoded by the coding sequence ATGCTCGTTGACGCCGCACCATTTCTGGCGCCTGGCATCGCCTGGGCCCTGGTTGTATTGTTTTCCGTGCTGTGGATCGCCCTGGGGATCGTCTGGGGCCGCCGCGGTAAAGGAGATGCCGACGACTACATGCTGGCCGGACGCAACATCGGGTTGGCGTTGAGCACGGCCACGCTGATGGCCTCCTGGGTGACAGGAAACACCACACTGCTGGCTCCGGAATTCGGCTACAGGACTGGTCTTTGGGGCATGTTCAGTTATGCCCTGGCCGGTCTGGGCTTGATCCTGTTCGCGCCGCTGGCCGTGCGGATCAAGCAGCTGATGCCGTATGGCCGCACCAGTGGTGATTTCATCCGGTTGCGTTACGGGCGCCTGGCGTGGTGGGTGTTCATGGTGATCACCGCTGTGTACACCCTCGGTTTTCTGATGACCCAGGCCATGGGGGCCGGTCTGTTGCTTCAGGCGCTCTCCGGCTTCGATTACCACGTGGGCATGGTGGTGGTGATCGGCGTCGCCACCGTCTATACCCTGTTCGGCGGCATGCGGGCCGTGATCGGAACCGATTTCATTCAGTCGCTGCTGATCATGGTGTTGCTGGCGGTGGTGGCGGTGCTGGCGTTCCGTCAGTTCCCGATGCCGGAGGTGCATGCCCGCTTGATCAGTGCGCACCCTGACCGGCTGGATCTCTTGCTTCCGGCTGGTCTGCTGATCGCCTGGAATTCCGCTCTGTTCTCGATGGGTGAGGTCTTTCACAACAACATCTGGTGGTCGCGGGTGTTCGCTAGCCGGCGCAGTGTGGTGATGACCTCGTTTGTCTTGGGGGGATTGGCCTGGATGAGTGTCCCCCTGGTGACGGGATCGATCGGACTGGTTGCGCTCGCCAGGGACCTGCCGCTGGAGCAGGTGAACATGGTGTTCCCTGTGATGGCAGCGGATCTGCTCGGCGCGGGTGGGGCGGCACTGGTGTTTGTGGTGGTCTTCGCGTCACTCACTTCCACCCTGGATTCGCTGTTGGCGTCCACGGCGGATCTGCTGGCGGAAGACGTCTATTTCCGTCTGCTGCGCCCCCAGGCGAGCGATGCACAGCTCAAGCAGGCGGCCAGGCAGATGGTGGTTGGCCTGGCTGTGCTCACCCTGGCCCTGTCCTGGCCGCGGCTGGATTCGTTGGCGTCGGTGCTGTTCTTCACCGGAGCGTTGGTGGCCTCCACGGTCTGGCCTGTGGCTTGCGGTCTCTACTGGTCTTCTGCCAATCGTTGGGCAGCGATCGTCGCCATGGCAGCCGGCAGTGCCGTGGGACTGTCGGCCTACGTTCTGATTGCTCCCTATTGCGCGGCGGTGTTCTCCGCAGCCGTTTCGGCTGTCGTGATGGTGGTGGGCAGCCGCTGGCAGCCGGAAGGGTTTGATTTCAATCTTTTGCAAGAGGAGGTGTGA
- the ureC gene encoding urease subunit alpha: protein MPYRISRQAYAETYGPTTGDRVRLADTELILEVEKDFTVYGDEVKFGGGKVIRDGMGQSQTPRAEGAVDTVITNALILDWWGIVKADVGLKDGRIVGIGKAGNPDTQEGVTIVVGPGTEAIAGEGHILTAGGIDTHIHFICPQQIETALASGVTTLMGGGTGPATGTNATTCTPGAFHIGRMLQAAEGLPVNLGFFGKGNASTPEALEEQVRAGACGLKLHEDWGTTPATIDACLSVADRMDVQVCIHTDTLNEAGFVEDTIAAIKGRTIHTFHTEGAGGGHAPDIIKICGKANVLPSSTNPTRPYTRNTLEEHLDMLMVCHHLDPKIPEDVAFAESRIRRETIAAEDILHDLGAFSIIASDSQAMGRVGEVITRTFQTAHKMKVQRGALPEDSNRNDNHRLKRYIAKVTINPALAHGISSEVGSIETGKLADLVLWKPGFFGIRPELVVKGGSIVWAQMGDANASIPTPGPVHGRPMFGAFGKALAPSCLTFVSEAAMDADIQSKLRLDRTCMAVKDTRSVGKSALKLNAALPKVSVDPQTYEVFADGELLTCEPAEVLPLAQRYLLL from the coding sequence ATGCCCTACCGCATCTCCCGCCAGGCCTACGCCGAGACCTACGGACCCACCACCGGCGACCGGGTTCGCCTGGCCGACACCGAGCTGATCCTCGAAGTCGAGAAGGATTTCACCGTGTACGGCGACGAGGTGAAGTTCGGCGGCGGCAAGGTGATTCGCGATGGCATGGGCCAGTCCCAGACCCCTCGAGCCGAGGGCGCCGTCGACACGGTGATCACCAATGCTCTGATCCTGGATTGGTGGGGCATCGTCAAAGCCGATGTCGGACTGAAAGACGGCCGGATCGTGGGCATCGGCAAAGCCGGCAACCCCGACACCCAGGAAGGGGTGACCATCGTGGTGGGCCCCGGCACCGAGGCGATCGCTGGGGAAGGTCACATCCTCACGGCCGGTGGCATCGACACCCACATCCACTTCATCTGCCCCCAGCAGATCGAAACAGCTCTGGCCAGTGGCGTCACCACCCTGATGGGAGGCGGCACCGGACCAGCCACCGGCACCAACGCCACCACCTGCACCCCCGGCGCCTTCCACATCGGGCGAATGCTCCAGGCAGCGGAAGGCCTGCCGGTGAATCTGGGCTTCTTCGGCAAGGGCAACGCCAGCACCCCTGAAGCCCTGGAAGAACAGGTGCGCGCCGGCGCCTGCGGCTTGAAGCTGCATGAAGACTGGGGCACCACACCGGCAACGATCGATGCCTGCCTGTCGGTGGCCGACCGGATGGATGTGCAGGTGTGCATCCACACCGACACCTTGAATGAAGCCGGCTTCGTGGAAGACACGATCGCCGCCATCAAGGGACGCACCATTCACACCTTCCACACCGAAGGTGCCGGCGGCGGCCATGCACCGGACATCATCAAGATCTGCGGCAAAGCGAATGTGCTGCCAAGCAGCACCAACCCCACCCGGCCCTACACCCGCAACACGCTTGAGGAGCACCTCGACATGCTGATGGTGTGCCACCACCTCGATCCGAAGATCCCGGAAGACGTGGCTTTTGCCGAATCGCGGATTCGCCGCGAAACGATCGCCGCCGAAGACATCCTTCACGACCTGGGCGCCTTCTCGATCATCGCCAGCGACTCCCAGGCCATGGGGCGCGTGGGCGAAGTGATCACCCGCACCTTCCAGACCGCCCACAAGATGAAGGTGCAGCGCGGTGCACTGCCGGAAGACTCCAACCGCAATGACAACCATCGGCTGAAGCGCTACATCGCCAAGGTGACAATCAACCCCGCTCTTGCCCATGGCATCAGCAGCGAGGTGGGCTCGATCGAAACCGGCAAGCTCGCCGATCTCGTGCTGTGGAAGCCGGGCTTCTTCGGCATTCGCCCGGAACTAGTGGTGAAGGGCGGTTCGATCGTCTGGGCCCAGATGGGCGATGCGAACGCCTCGATCCCAACCCCCGGCCCCGTGCACGGCCGGCCGATGTTCGGCGCCTTCGGCAAAGCCCTCGCCCCCAGTTGTCTCACCTTCGTGAGCGAAGCGGCGATGGATGCCGACATCCAATCAAAACTCAGGCTTGACCGCACTTGCATGGCGGTGAAGGACACCCGCAGCGTGGGCAAGAGCGCCCTCAAGCTGAATGCAGCGCTGCCCAAGGTGAGCGTGGACCCGCAGACCTATGAGGTGTTCGCCGACGGTGAACTGCTCACCTGCGAGCCCGCTGAGGTGCTGCCCCTGGCCCAGCGCTATCTGTTGCTGTAA
- a CDS encoding DUF1028 domain-containing protein, translating into MTFSILARDPNNGRFGVAVATCHLAVGSTVPHIRSGVGAVATQAHTNPYLGICGLERLEQHADAQDVLNSLLLDDPQRDWRQFHLIDLDGRTACWTGVECGGWAGHRHHPNLSVAGNCLAGEVVLEAMEQTFLTSDPNWKLGHRLMTALLAGEQAGGDQRSPSCTSAALQVSGEAAFPLLDLRVDYRAGAVEELMELYERSQDRWAQQWRDELLELPMLNRLVA; encoded by the coding sequence TTGACCTTTTCAATCCTGGCGCGAGATCCCAACAACGGTCGTTTCGGCGTTGCCGTAGCGACCTGTCACCTGGCCGTGGGCTCCACTGTTCCCCACATCCGATCTGGAGTTGGTGCCGTCGCAACCCAAGCTCACACCAATCCTTATCTGGGAATTTGCGGACTGGAGCGTCTTGAACAGCATGCGGATGCGCAGGATGTGCTGAACAGCCTTCTGCTGGATGACCCCCAACGGGATTGGCGCCAGTTCCATCTGATCGATCTTGATGGGCGCACGGCTTGCTGGACTGGAGTTGAGTGCGGCGGATGGGCCGGTCATCGGCATCATCCCAACCTTTCGGTTGCGGGTAACTGCCTGGCTGGCGAAGTGGTGCTGGAGGCGATGGAACAGACGTTTCTCACCAGTGATCCCAACTGGAAACTGGGCCATCGTTTGATGACTGCCCTGCTGGCAGGAGAGCAGGCTGGTGGCGACCAACGTTCACCAAGCTGCACCTCCGCCGCTCTGCAGGTGAGCGGCGAAGCGGCATTTCCATTGCTGGACCTTCGCGTTGACTACCGTGCCGGTGCTGTCGAGGAGCTGATGGAGCTCTACGAACGCAGCCAGGATCGATGGGCTCAGCAGTGGCGCGATGAACTGCTGGAATTGCCCATGCTCAACCGGCTTGTCGCCTGA
- a CDS encoding aspartate carbamoyltransferase, translating to MAQPRTAVIEEASAPLRFQPMGPDVFGNNQPQELLAAIAEDGEPLVDLVDQHVVSIQAFRAETLLQLFRLAAKFESNPDRYCRHNTPLTGKILINAFYEPSTRTRLSFDSAWHRLGGDSINITDRSTTGIAKGESLEDVAHMFNNYGDCVVLRDSNPEAVYAMSSTLRIPIINAGNGIDEHPTQAMADLYTMFKWRPSLASKEVSPEDRIRIGVIGLPSRMRTVRSLLRILSKFPQILEEVVVIHAPEVESEAPLFDPGQLEELEASGMSIRCSSDLAAEIPDLDVVYINAIAWVGDSYEVHGGGFRLTRDLPFKPEAIVLHPLARGSELSTCLDETPHNWYFSQARGAVFLRMALLTCMVNRAERVMDVI from the coding sequence ATGGCACAACCCCGCACAGCCGTGATCGAGGAAGCTTCGGCGCCGCTCCGCTTCCAGCCGATGGGTCCTGATGTGTTCGGCAACAATCAGCCGCAGGAGCTTTTGGCCGCAATCGCTGAAGACGGCGAGCCGTTGGTGGATCTCGTCGATCAACACGTGGTGTCGATTCAGGCATTTCGCGCTGAAACCCTGCTCCAGCTGTTTCGACTGGCGGCGAAATTCGAAAGCAACCCAGACCGTTACTGCCGGCACAACACGCCGCTCACCGGCAAGATCCTGATCAACGCGTTCTACGAGCCCAGCACGCGCACACGCCTCTCCTTCGACAGCGCCTGGCATCGTCTTGGCGGTGATTCCATCAACATCACCGATCGCAGCACCACCGGCATCGCCAAGGGGGAGTCGCTCGAGGACGTGGCGCACATGTTCAACAACTACGGCGACTGTGTGGTGCTTCGCGACAGCAATCCGGAGGCCGTGTACGCCATGAGTTCCACCCTGCGGATTCCGATCATCAATGCCGGTAACGGCATTGATGAGCATCCGACACAGGCGATGGCGGATCTCTACACGATGTTCAAATGGCGTCCAAGCCTTGCTTCGAAAGAGGTCTCCCCGGAGGATCGGATCCGCATCGGGGTGATCGGCTTGCCGTCGCGGATGCGCACCGTGCGCTCGCTGCTGCGGATCCTCAGCAAATTCCCCCAGATCCTGGAGGAGGTGGTGGTGATTCATGCGCCCGAGGTGGAGTCTGAAGCGCCTTTGTTCGATCCAGGCCAGCTGGAGGAACTGGAAGCAAGCGGGATGTCCATCCGCTGCAGTTCAGATCTGGCTGCTGAGATTCCCGATCTGGATGTCGTTTACATCAATGCGATTGCCTGGGTTGGCGACAGCTACGAGGTGCACGGCGGTGGATTTCGTCTCACCCGGGATCTGCCGTTCAAGCCGGAGGCGATCGTGCTGCATCCCTTGGCCCGGGGTTCCGAGCTGAGCACCTGTCTTGATGAGACGCCGCACAACTGGTATTTCAGCCAGGCGCGTGGGGCGGTGTTTCTGCGCATGGCACTGCTCACTTGCATGGTGAACCGTGCCGAGCGAGTGATGGATGTGATCTGA
- a CDS encoding Zn-dependent hydrolase, with product MVKRSFDLKATALPSLLTTCQVTARSNAQVGIRPNRERLMQSLAEMAAIGLQPDGSVCRRGFSTEDVAGRALLARWMNEAGLQVRIDTVGNLIGRLQGLDPDRPALMTGSHLDTVPTGGRFDGVLGVLAGLEVCRSLQDNSICLQHDLELIAFADEESTMVGCKGMAGTASCDPKAYATSNREPIEDNLARIGGHWPSLASARRADDACAAFLELHVEQGGVLEQRGDDIGVVEGVVGQRRFSIQVDGQPNHAGTTPMTLRQDALVAASRIVLAVETMARQHPGDPVATVGRLEVWPNAANVVPGSVALTVDLRDVNSVVLDQLVAELMQQVERIGAETGCPIQLEPQFEVEPTAAADGVMAAIVSAAEDLGLSHSHLPSRASHDAQEIGRRWPMGMIFVPSRGGLSHSAKEFTSDEQCWAGAAVLLGTLQRLDLELS from the coding sequence ATGGTGAAAAGATCTTTTGATCTGAAGGCCACTGCATTGCCGTCCCTCCTGACCACATGCCAGGTCACTGCTCGGTCGAACGCACAGGTGGGCATTCGACCCAACCGTGAGCGTCTGATGCAATCCTTGGCTGAAATGGCTGCCATTGGGCTGCAGCCCGATGGCAGCGTCTGTCGACGGGGTTTCTCGACTGAGGACGTTGCGGGACGTGCCTTGCTGGCCCGATGGATGAACGAGGCTGGTCTTCAGGTTCGGATCGATACGGTGGGCAACCTGATCGGTCGGCTTCAGGGGTTGGATCCGGATCGCCCAGCACTGATGACCGGTTCCCACCTCGACACCGTTCCCACCGGTGGGCGCTTTGACGGTGTGTTGGGGGTTCTGGCAGGTCTTGAAGTCTGTCGCTCCTTGCAGGACAACAGCATTTGTCTTCAGCACGATCTCGAGTTGATCGCCTTCGCCGATGAGGAATCGACGATGGTTGGGTGCAAGGGCATGGCCGGAACGGCTTCCTGTGACCCCAAGGCCTATGCCACCAGCAATCGGGAACCGATCGAGGACAATCTCGCTCGTATCGGTGGCCACTGGCCATCGTTGGCCTCAGCGCGTCGGGCGGACGATGCGTGTGCTGCTTTTCTTGAGCTTCATGTGGAACAGGGAGGCGTGCTCGAGCAACGCGGTGACGACATCGGTGTGGTGGAGGGCGTTGTGGGACAACGCCGTTTCAGCATCCAGGTGGATGGTCAGCCGAACCACGCCGGCACCACGCCGATGACCCTGCGGCAGGACGCTCTGGTGGCGGCGTCTCGGATCGTGCTGGCAGTGGAGACGATGGCACGACAGCACCCGGGCGATCCCGTTGCCACAGTTGGTCGACTCGAGGTCTGGCCCAACGCCGCCAATGTGGTGCCGGGCTCAGTGGCACTGACCGTTGACCTTCGGGATGTGAACTCAGTTGTGCTCGATCAGTTGGTGGCTGAGTTGATGCAGCAGGTGGAGCGAATCGGTGCCGAAACCGGATGCCCAATCCAGTTGGAACCGCAATTTGAGGTGGAACCCACAGCTGCAGCGGATGGAGTGATGGCAGCGATCGTCTCTGCTGCAGAGGATCTGGGGTTGTCGCATAGCCACCTCCCCAGCCGTGCCAGTCACGATGCTCAGGAGATCGGGCGTCGCTGGCCGATGGGAATGATCTTCGTCCCCAGCCGTGGTGGGCTCAGCCACTCAGCCAAGGAATTCACCAGTGACGAGCAGTGCTGGGCTGGGGCTGCCGTCTTGCTGGGGACGCTGCAGCGTTTGGATCTCGAGCTGTCTTGA